Sequence from the Peromyscus eremicus chromosome 4, PerEre_H2_v1, whole genome shotgun sequence genome:
ggagttgggggtgggggcatctACAAAGAGCCGAGTTCCCCATTCTCTGAGCTCACCCTTGAGTGTATACCAAGGTCCTCCTCCCTCCTGATTCTTAATCTCCTAGCACAAGCTCTTCCTAATACCTCCAAGCCCCAGCTCTGCTTGCCCATGCCCAAAGCCCTTATAGACCCCATCCTATCCTTCCCAGTGATCTGGATGTTAGAGAGGGGTTGAGTAGGTGAGTGAGCCATGTGTGTCCCCTGGGATGTCAGCCAGGCCCAGCTCCTGGACAGTCTCCTAGGGCTGGGGGCACTCGGAGTGACAATTGGAACAGTCTTCTCGACAGCTAGCATagccctgctgctcctgctgctgttcAGCTTCCTTACTTTCGACCTGCTTCATGGGTAAGTGGCAGCAGCCTGCCTGGTAGGTGTcacaagcacagggacaaatgagCAATTGCCTTGAGCTGCCATCTTCTCTGTCCACAGGCCCTCAGGTCCCACGCCGCTACAACAAAGACTTCTCCCAATGGGTCAGAGCCAGGGGGCTGGTGAAGGCCCAGGACAGCAGGCAGCTCCCCTCTTCCCAACAGGGATAGTCGCAGGACTACTCAGTCTCCAGGATGCACTGTTCCTGCTgttcctgggcctgggcctgttCTTGGGAGGCTCTGGTATACCCTTAGCCTTGCTGGGCCTAGCTTTCTGCCTCCATCCTTGGGACTAAGGGCCCTCCGAAAACTGAATACCTTCTAAAAATACACCAGCCATTCTGCTTCCCCAGGTTTCTTCTCCTCCATCCTGAGCTACACGAGGGTAAGGTTGTGGGGTACGGGTAGAATACTCCATTGTGTTCAGCTTGAACCTCAGAGGCCTCTAGTTCCACATGGACATTTGAGAACTGGGTCTGAGGCTTAGGGCAACAGAGAAAAAGGTGGAAACAGCAACCAACTCCAGCCCTGCAGTTGGAAGAAGCCATCAAGGAGGAACAGGAGTTGGGAAGGCTTCCCGTAAGCAAGGGGGATGGTAACTGTGAGGCTTGCTGACAGCCTGGAGGGTCCATAAGTGAGGGACTCAAGTGAGTCTGACACTATGCACTAGCTCCTCTCTTAGCTGGGCCCCGCCCCAGCCCACGTCATAATGGACTCCTCTGAGGATGGTGGGGTGAGTGGGGTTGAGACTGGGACCTGgctgccaggctggcctgggcacAACAGGAAGCATCATGACTTAAGTGGCTCTACCCAAAGGTAAGTCCTAGACCCCAGTTCAAAGCCCAATCCTGCCCGTGCTGGTCTCCTCCTAACCCCTGCAACCCCACCTATCCAGAGGTCCTGGGCATCTCCAGGGCTGCTCCTGCAGCTGGCCTGGCCCTGTCCACAGGTGCACCAACCGTGATGCAGCAGCCACGAGTGGAGGCGGATATCATCGGGGCTGGCGAGGGGCCCCAGCGGGCAGTGCCCTGGTCAGCCTGGGTCACCCGTCAGGAGTGGGTGCGCTGGTGGACATGCCACATGCCCCGGAGCTGGTCCCAGTGGTGGAATACATCAGGCTGGCGGCAACCACTACAGCGTATGCTATGGGGTCTGGAGGGGACCCTCTACCTGCTGCTGGCACTGATGCTGTGCCATGCACTCTTCACCACTGGCTCCCACCTGCTAAGCTCCCTGTGGCCTGTGGTGGCTGCGATGTGGAGTCACCTGCTGCCAGCTATCCTGCTACTGGTACTCAGTGCCCTGCCTGCTCTGCTCTTCGCTGCCTCCTTCCTGCTGCTCTTCTCCACATTGCTGAGCCTCGTGGGCCTCCTTACCTCCATGACTCACCCAGCCTATGCTCAGGACTTGGACCAATAGAAGGGCAACCCCATCTTACTGCCTGTGTCTGTTGAGCCCTGGCTTAGGGCCTGAGCCCCGTGGGAGGGAGGGCAGTGGAGCCTCAACGGACCTCAGACCCTCAATCACAAGCACAGGTGGAGGCCTGGCCTCTGGGCCATCTACCTTAAACCCATGATGGTGTCAGGGACAGGACAAATGGTGTAGCCCAGGACAAGAAGCCAAGCCACTGAGAACACCCACATGGATGTGGTAGCATCACTTGGTCTCCCGGTCAGCATCTTTGTGTCACGCCACCTCAGCCCTCCCTGCTTCAGGCTTCCTGAGAGTTTCCACCCACATACCCCTGGACTTGTCACGGATCCTCTCTACTTCCAGGAGAAGCACAGACTCTGGAATGGGCCTTACTGAAAGAAAGACAGATGGGGTGGGTCCTGGTCAAAAACCCTGGGGACCTCACCTCACTCACCTACCAGAAATGGGGTCAATCATCATAGtgagtttcgtgtgtgtgtgtgtgtgtgtgtgtgtgtgtgtgtgtgtgtgtgtatgcacacacatattagaGATTGAATCGAAGGCTTTGTGCATAAGCATACACCCACCCCTACATACATATAGAGCCTCCAGATCTATTATGAAAGAACAAGTCCCATTTCAGACACGCACACCTTGGCCAATTCATTATTTTGAACCTCAGTGTTAAGTGGGTCCCATTTTTTTTCACGAGATTTTTATGATCCAAAGTCAGTATCTATCAGCAAAATTCTTTGGCTTTTTTGACTTTGTTTtcatcttgagacagggtctcatgaagcccaTGATGGGAACTCTCTACTTAACTGAGGATGactgagtttctgatcctattgcctctatctacctccagagtactgggattaaaacttgtgccaccatgcctggttttatgaaAAGTACTTTGTAAGGCCAGAAAGCAGTTAAGGTGTTTTGGCTCCAAGATCATTCTACAAGCTCAAAAGGCCCTTTGATCCAGAAGCTGGATGATGGAGCAAGTTTCTCTAGGAGTCCAGGGAAATTCTCTGTCACCGAATCTCAGCCCTGAGAGAGTTAACACAGACTGCATGGTGTGGATGAGATGTAAAAGGCTGTGTCACACGACCCCAAACTAGGCAGATAGTGAACTATACTAGTTGTGCGATGCTTGAGGTTGGAGCCTGGTAGCAGGAAATGCTTGCAAAACTGAGTAGGAAAATAATAGCTCAGGGATTTCCAAAATTGATCAAGCAAGTTGCTGACATCCCAGAAGGTTTTGGAGCATCCATACTTCCTCAGAGTCTGGCCATTTACCTATCTGCTGACCCCTCCAAACAAAACTTTGAGTaatcagttcccaaataaagaaataaacatgttAGATAATTTGCCCACAGCCAGGGCACAGCTAACAGTCTTTATCCACTCCCAACCTCTACCCAGTCCCTGCTGCTTCCCAGCTCTTTATCTGTTTTATATCTAACTTTAAAATCTTTGCTTCAGAAGCTCTAGGCCAAAAAACTCTTCTGTCACCTAAACACTCATGCACCTCAAATCATGGTTCATTTTGGCTGAAACCTGCCACAGTTTTGGAACGCTGTATGTCATCGGTTAGACATCTTTAGCTTTGTTGCCTAAACCCCCAAACTAGCCCCTCCTGTTTCTTTGTAGTTCCCCTTGCAAGGGTCAAGGCAAGACATAGAGGTGCTGTAGCTTTATggttagctgaggatgaccttgaacttctgatcctcttgcccttacctcccaagggctggggttacagggatGTGCTACCACGCCTGGTTTATTTGGTACTGATGACCAAACTGAAGGTTTCCTGCATcttaggtaagtgctctaccaactgagctacatttccagccctGACAAGTCTTTCTGAAATTCATTTTCTACAAggctaaaacaaagaaaaagacacttGCCTTGGGGCATCTAGCTTGCAAGGTGAAGCATCTGAACTAGTCCCTAATGACacaacagacatacatacacacacacactaatgacacaacatacatacatacatacacacacacacacacacacacacacacacacacacacacacgtacgtacatacatacgtacGTATACTGTGACTATTTTGTCAGGATCAGATAACCACTCACCAGTGCCAAGGCCAGGCTGTTTGAGTCCTAGGTCACTCTAGCAGGCTACTAAGGAGAAATCCATGTTAGAGGTGAAGCCAAGGTCTAGTTGATGCCCTAAGTCAAATATGTCTAGATGTCTACAGGGATGAGACTTCAGAGTTATCTGTGGTTGAAATAGAGACTAAGATGCCTAGCCTGGATCTTTTACTAATTTAGCCATGCCTCACTGACCAGGGACATCACTCCGGAGACCTGGGACCATTCTAATCAAGGGGAGAGGAGGTTTCAACCAAGACCATATGCACAGGATAGCAGGGGACATAATGTAGGTGAGAACAAGAAaggcctttcccctcccctcctatcAAATACATCTTCCACCCTCTTGACCTGCTGGTATGGGGCAGAGTGAAACAGTGAAACCAGAAAGCAGATGGGCAATCCTCATCAAATCAGGGGTACTCGTATCCTATAAACCAGAAACGCAGATGAATTCTCACAGAGGTCCTCAGAGGGTCTTACTGTTCAAAACGTGGTCTCAGGAAGAGCAGTATAGTCATCCCTTAGCTCTTTAGATATATACTCtgtggggggctagagagatggctcagcaattaagaacatttgctgctctttcaagAGGATCCTGGTTCagtcccccaaacccacatgtcagctcacaatcatctgtaacttcaattgCAGGGGCTCTGATACCCCCCTCTCTTCTGAGGGTACCAAGCACTCATGTGGTGCAGATACATGCAAgcactcatacatgcacataaaataaaacttaaaagtaaaaaCTAGACTCTCAGGGGCTAAGGATGTAGCTTATTTGGTAGTGTCTGCCCAGCAATCAGCCTCgatccccagtaccacagaaGCTTGGCTGGTAGTTTTTGACTTGGGAGATGAACTCAGGAGGAAcaaaagttcaaagccaccctcagctacataccaagtttgaggacaggctggattacatgagatgatgtctaaaaagaaagaaacaaacaaacaaacacaaacaaaacccaaaacagatTTTACAGCTCCACCTTAGACCTGCTGAGCTAGGTCCTGCATTTAAAGACTCCAAGGTGACAAGTGTTTGAAAGGCACAGCACTGGACATGTGGCTGAGGATTTGACTGCACTGTTGATGGGGGCAAAGAGATGGGAAGGGTAAAGCATGGAAAGGAAGGCCGCAGTTAGAAGGGGCAGAAGCTGCCAGATCAGTCGTGAGATCTTAGTATAAAATACAGTTCTCATTGCACACATTTAAACTGTATAGTGGCACAATATTGCTTTTTGCAAGAAACAATGGCATGCATGACTAGTGTCGAGAAGCAGAATGGCATGCATTGACTAGTGTCGAGAAGGCAGGCAAATGGGAGTGGGCTACAATGTGAGACACCttgcagaaaagaaaaagtttcaaCATAATTCCTGAAAATCTTTAATGTATACAAAGCCATCCACTTACAGTTTAAACCATTTTAAGATACAACCTAATGGAGAATGGAAACACTTGAGTCAAAGTGTCCTAAGCCTTTACAGTTGGGCGAAGAGGAAAGAGGTGTCCCAACTGACGTGATGGGTGAATATTTTTGCCTGCCCTTCCTCACCTCATCCCCAGTTTTTTCCGATGGGGTTGGAATAAAGGGGCTGGGATCCACCAAtggttttcattaaaaaaaaaaaaaaaaaaaaaaaaaaaaaaaaagccggtcAGGTATGGCTTAGTTGATTCGCACCAACACTGTATCTTGATACTGAGAAGCATGATCAGTATACAGTACCAATAtactaaggtgtgtgtgtgtgtgtgtgtgtgtgtgtgtgtgtgtgtgtgtgtgtccaatatGACCTTTCTCTCTCGTCTCATGGTACAGGGAGAAAAGAGGAACAGCCTGGACCTAGAAGGACCTTTAAAGATGACTAAAGGGGAATGCATGTATCTAGGTACTCATTGATGAGCACGCCTAGCTgagtgggacaggcaggaaaggGGTCCCTAGAAGCAGGAAGACAGGCAGCGCCTGGGATACTTTCCAGGCTCAGTGTGGTAAGACTAGACTCGAGAGAGTGTACTCAAGGGTGACTGGCCTTTGGCCAAATTCAGGAGCGAGGAAGGCCCGGCATCGGGTCTAGGAGGCGACCTGAGCAGCGACAGAAGGAAGCCCAGAATCAAGGACCTACCATTGGTATGCACGCTTGGCTGTACCAAATGGCAGGGTAAGGGGGAGATCGCTAGCGCAGGGGTGTGTCTGTATTGCTTGGGGGACACCTGGTCTGGGTGGTGTCCTCTGGAAATCCTGTCTGGCTAAGTGGAGAGGAGCAGTGAGGGCAGCTGACAAGCCTTGAGGTGGACTGATGTGGAGAGGGTGGACAAGGGCCTGACACTGGTAAGGAAATCCCAAACCCAGCCTAGGATATGAAGGCCATTAGCATCCACAAGGAGAAGAAGTGATAACTGTCCTGGACCATAGAGAGcccaaaattccagcatggggaAACTGGTGCTCAATGTAGCAATGCTCCCCCCGACCCCGGCAAAAATCTGTGGTTCTGGCTGTGAAAGGTTGGCCTTGGCTAGGGTCGCCCAGGGGAGTGGGATTCCACAGGCTTGGATGCCAGTCTTAGGGTGAGTGGGGTGAAAGAAACTTGGAGGACATGGAGAAATAGCAGGTCTACCACCACCAAGATGCCAGCTTCATTGCCTCCTTACCTACTTTCCTAAACCTCCAGCTTGCCTACCCCAGCAAGAGAAAACCAAGGCTTGGAGGGCTCAGCTGACGAGAATCCTGTGAAGGCCAGCTGCCTTTGGTGAGGATCCGGACACAATTAACtgtgtaaaacatttttttttcagctgagtcAACATTTCCATTTATATTTTGCAATGAAACCTTTGCTTTCTTTATACTGATAACTCACCCTTCAagtcttttccattttaaaagttaaaaaaaaaaaattagggccagaaatgtggctcagtggtagagcctggCTGACATGTGTGATGTCCAGGGTTTGGTTCCTGGTACTGCAATAAAGTAGTTTAAACAAATTCATTAACATCTGTTATTTCTaccatattttcttctctgtcttcaaaTGTCAGACCCCCAAATAAAATAGATGATGTACGCATCAATAGTTCACACCGTATGTCTGCATGCTCAGAGGCCACAGGATAAGCCTCAGGAACACCATCTAcatcctctgagacagggtctctcatagcCTGAACTCAACAACTAGGCTAGAATGGCTGGTCagccagccccagggatctgcctgtcccgTCTTCGCCAGCACTGGATGCAAGTGTGTACCACAATACTTAGAGCACtcttatgtgagttctgggaatcaaactctgaacctcatgcttgcaagacaagcacGTCACCTACTGAGCTCTCCTCCCAGCCCAAcagttcactttttaaaataaccgAGTAGTATTCTAATGAGTGGTGTACCCAATTTATCAATCCACCCCATTGATAGATGGACATGAGTCATTTTCAGCATTTGAAATTGCAATTATGAAGTCTTCTTATgaacatgttttcattttgtgtgagTAAACACTTGAAATGGCCAGATCATACAGAACAATCTTTTCTGTATCAGCCATTCCAGCAGTAAATGGTGTTACCTCGTTATGGTTTGCACTTGCATCTTTCCTCGTGGCTGAAGATGTTGAACATCTTTTGACGAGTTTATTTACAATCTATCTTCTTCCCTTAGGTGTTCAAACTGTTTGCATTCCCTTAAATTTATTGGGCTTTAAGAGTTATATATTCTAAACCAGAAATAGGGTGTTTCTTATTCTAGATAGTATGATTTGTAAAGACATTCTCCCAGGCTACAGCTTGCCGTCTCTAAAcagctctggaagaacagaagttttacattttaatgaaataCAACTATAAGGACTGGTGAACTGTCATGTGTTGACTGAGCTCACCACGAAGCTGGCTCTGGAAGCAGGATTCCCTTTCCCCACACCCATTTCAGAACAAACGTGTTTGTATCAAAGTGTCTTCCAATCTCCCCTTGTCTGAGGGTggacagggaggggagagaactgCCAAACCCACCATTGTGTCTACTCCACATCATGGTGGCCTGGACTATGGATGTCCCCCAAAATGCCAGGGTGGGGAATATGGTGCTCAGTGTAGCAAGACACACCCCCTGGTGGGATGTGTGGCTCTGGCCCTGAAAGGTAGCCTTGGCGAGGGTCCCCCAGGGCATTGGGATTCTGTCTAGGAGGCAAGCTATTTAACAGAGGTTACTAATGTTTATCCATGACAGAAGTGCCCACAGCAGGAAAAGAACTCACAAATTCAGTCACGGGAAGCTCATTTATGGAGAAAAAGTTCAGTCGGGATTCCAATggactgcctcagcttccccaggtgGTTGCTGCTGGATGTTGGGCCTGACTTGATGACATTATCTGTTGCTATGTCTTTTACTTGGACACCCACCCAAGGAGACACTCTGCTCCCCCTGGGATTCTCTCTATTGGGAATGCCAGCTGGCTGCCTTGAGGAGGCTTCCCCAGTACATTTCTGCTGGATATTTTGAGCATCCAATTTGATGTTTAGCTTTCACTTGCTCtccactccccactccccacccctgcccctccagacaggatctctctgtttagtcctgatgtcctgaaactcacaggtGTTAtgtagaaccaggctggcctcaaactcacagagatcctcttgcctctgcttaccaagtgctgggactaaagacatgttgCCTGGGTTAGCTATCTCTTGTTActtattcttttaaattactttttatttatgtgtatgttttgcctgcatgtatgtcggTACACATGTGCTTTTCttgtgcccacaaaggccagaagagggcatgggatcccttggaactagagtcacagacagttgtgagccaccctgtgggtgctggaaaccaaacacagaacctctagaggagcagccactgctcttaaccactgagcacctACCTCTCCAGCCTGCTACTTATCCTTTTACTTTGGTTTACTATTAGAGTAATAAACTGCCACTCAAAATTGAAAATATAGTTATCACAGGTCATTCTCTGAACCATACGGCACAACAgcatattaaaatgttattttatgggctgggcatgatggcatttgcctttagtcccagcactcgggcaagcagatctctgtgagtttgaggccgcctggtctacacagtgaatttcaggacaggtAGGactacaaagacaaacaaaagtaagaaaaagaaagttatagATTTTGCTTTTGGTGTTACAACTAGAACATATTTGCCCAACAACAGGCTACAGCTATTTTCCTCTAGTTTTgtagttttatattttacattttgggTTATCAGCTATTTCAAACTAATATTTATGTGGTATGAATTACAAATTGAAATGCATTTTCCTAAGATGACTATGCAAATGATTTCTCCACTTTTTAAGTCTGTCCTCTACTAACTTGCCTTTATGTCTGAGTAGCACGTATGTGCCTGGTATCAATAGAGGCTACAAGAAGTaatccctggaagtggagttacagatgggtgtgagccaccatgtgggtgctgggaactgaacacagatgctctggaagagcagccagtgctctaaacctctaagccatctctccagtccatattTCTGTGGCTCTTTCTAGActtgaaaaaattatttatgtacattggtgttttgccagcatgtttTGCCaggtctgtgtgaggatgttggatcctccagaactggagttacagttgtgagctgccatgtgagtgctgggaattgaacctgggtcctctggaagagcaaccattgCTCCTAACCGCtagctctctctccatccctctagACTCTACAGACTTGTGCCTGTCTCTATGCCAGTATCACATCCTCTGAACGTAGTTTTATTAAAAGTTTGTTAGCTGGCTACTCTCCATCTTTTGTTTCATATAAAGTTTTAGTATTACTTTGTTAACTTTTGCAAAATTGTTTGCAGTTTGGCTATGATTATACAGAGTATCTAGATCAATTTGAAGAAACTGTCATTTTAAaaaggtggttttgttgtttttgttttgtttttggttttttggtttttcaagatggggtttctctgtaacagccctggctgtcctggaacttgctttgtagactaagctggcctcaaaatcacagatttcctcctgcct
This genomic interval carries:
- the C4H20orf141 gene encoding uncharacterized protein C20orf141 homolog isoform X2 gives rise to the protein MCVPWDVSQAQLLDSLLGLGALGVTIGTVFSTASIALLLLLLFSFLTFDLLHGPSGPTPLQQRLLPMGQSQGAGEGPGQQAAPLFPTGIVAGLLSLQDALFLLFLGLGLFLGGSGIPLALLGLAFCLHPWD
- the C4H20orf141 gene encoding uncharacterized protein C20orf141 homolog isoform X1; translated protein: MPQVSKSRMVDPSGRSQAQLLDSLLGLGALGVTIGTVFSTASIALLLLLLFSFLTFDLLHGPSGPTPLQQRLLPMGQSQGAGEGPGQQAAPLFPTGIVAGLLSLQDALFLLFLGLGLFLGGSGIPLALLGLAFCLHPWD
- the Tmem239 gene encoding transmembrane protein 239 → MQQPRVEADIIGAGEGPQRAVPWSAWVTRQEWVRWWTCHMPRSWSQWWNTSGWRQPLQRMLWGLEGTLYLLLALMLCHALFTTGSHLLSSLWPVVAAMWSHLLPAILLLVLSALPALLFAASFLLLFSTLLSLVGLLTSMTHPAYAQDLDQ